A genomic segment from Syntrophotalea acetylenivorans encodes:
- the modA gene encoding molybdate ABC transporter substrate-binding protein, with protein MHMRGEIWILSLLLFCISPILAPSKAGASEKTTLSISAGVGLKDALYAIQRAYGQQRPEVAIEFNFAASGLLRKQIEQGAPVDLFLAPGRQHLQALLDGGFTDGTHSCALLGNKLVLVVSQEKKRQIGGFADLIEQAETIAIGMPQMVPVGRYAQQTLSHLGLWESLLPRMVYGKSVRQVLAYVDSGNADAGLIFSSDTRLLTSAAVATVAPDNSHAPIIFSMAAMLNSRHPKALADFTAYLQSRQAAAIFASQGFNSLISPE; from the coding sequence ATGCATATGCGAGGGGAAATATGGATCCTTTCATTGCTGCTCTTCTGCATCAGCCCGATACTGGCGCCGAGCAAAGCAGGGGCTAGTGAAAAAACAACCCTGAGCATTTCCGCCGGTGTCGGTCTCAAAGACGCGCTCTATGCCATTCAACGGGCCTACGGACAACAACGACCTGAGGTTGCTATTGAGTTCAATTTTGCCGCCTCGGGCCTTTTGCGCAAACAGATCGAGCAGGGGGCGCCAGTCGATCTGTTTCTTGCTCCCGGCCGTCAGCATCTACAAGCTCTTCTCGATGGTGGTTTTACCGATGGGACCCATAGCTGCGCCCTGCTCGGCAATAAACTGGTCCTCGTCGTGTCCCAGGAAAAAAAGCGTCAAATCGGAGGGTTCGCCGATTTGATTGAGCAAGCTGAAACGATCGCTATCGGCATGCCGCAGATGGTCCCGGTCGGTCGTTACGCTCAGCAGACCCTGAGCCACCTTGGCCTGTGGGAATCCCTGTTGCCGCGCATGGTCTACGGCAAAAGCGTCCGCCAGGTCCTGGCCTATGTCGATTCGGGAAACGCCGATGCCGGCCTGATATTCTCCTCCGATACCCGATTGCTTACAAGTGCCGCAGTCGCGACCGTCGCCCCCGACAACAGTCACGCTCCCATCATCTTCTCCATGGCGGCCATGCTCAACAGCCGTCACCCAAAAGCCCTGGCGGATTTCACGGCTTATCTGCAAAGCCGACAGGCCGCCGCCATTTTTGCCAGCCAGGGATTCAACTCCCTGATTTCGCCTGAATAA
- a CDS encoding diguanylate cyclase, with translation MAQDHEVQVRVGSWPPFMMIDGEVKGIAIDYLESIFKRHGIRYRYVLGSEVSWKEALEALKKQQLVDMVPTAMITAERQEYMLFSDEYLFLPWVIFTRTDSPFIGGINDLKGKTVSVPEGYVMQGLLMEQYPAIKLKVIDGDNAVSRCLQALAVGEVDAYIGNLAVGSYLIQNKGYANIKVASPSPFGSHDNAMGIRNDWPELVGIINKTLATFTTEEKAAIWNRWLSVRYEHGLKKTDLLKWGLMAGTSVGMILLVVLLWNKKLVGEISVRKEVENRLRESEEKFKRLSQAAFEGILIAKDGFILEVNESLSRMFGYLPDEMVGKRSADFVAPENREKVVANIRNGSDGPYEIDCEKKDGTVFPAEIHARTFEYQGQQVRVAAVRDISSRKQAEQEQQRLLAEMAKLATTDSLTGIRNRKAFFQRLEEEIDRCKRYGHHLSLAMLDLDRFKAVNDRYGHPAGDVVLQTFSARISASIRSNDIFGRIGGEEFAILLPETSLKSAATLIEKLRQMIEVSDISLPDGQKVDITVSSGVSTSEGAGFDIDQIIKVADQRLYQAKNSGRNRVVASD, from the coding sequence TTGGCACAGGACCATGAAGTTCAGGTTCGGGTTGGCAGCTGGCCACCCTTTATGATGATTGATGGGGAAGTCAAGGGCATCGCCATCGACTACCTGGAGAGCATCTTCAAGCGGCACGGTATCCGCTATCGCTATGTTTTGGGTTCCGAAGTCAGCTGGAAGGAAGCGCTTGAGGCTTTAAAAAAGCAACAATTGGTCGATATGGTGCCCACGGCTATGATTACCGCGGAGCGCCAGGAGTATATGCTCTTCAGCGACGAATATCTTTTTCTGCCCTGGGTGATATTTACCCGGACGGATTCTCCCTTTATTGGCGGAATCAACGACCTCAAGGGGAAAACCGTTTCGGTACCTGAGGGGTACGTCATGCAGGGCCTGCTGATGGAGCAATACCCTGCTATCAAGTTGAAGGTTATCGATGGAGACAATGCGGTATCCAGATGCCTTCAGGCTTTGGCCGTGGGGGAGGTCGATGCCTACATCGGCAACCTGGCGGTTGGCAGTTATCTGATTCAAAATAAAGGGTACGCCAACATCAAGGTGGCTTCCCCCAGTCCTTTTGGCAGTCATGATAATGCCATGGGGATTCGTAACGACTGGCCGGAACTGGTGGGGATCATCAATAAAACCCTGGCGACCTTTACCACCGAAGAAAAGGCTGCCATTTGGAACCGCTGGCTTTCCGTCCGTTATGAGCACGGCTTGAAGAAAACCGACCTTCTGAAGTGGGGCTTGATGGCCGGCACTTCAGTAGGGATGATTCTGCTGGTCGTGTTGCTTTGGAACAAAAAACTGGTCGGGGAAATCAGCGTTCGCAAAGAGGTCGAGAACCGGTTGCGGGAAAGCGAAGAAAAATTTAAAAGACTCTCGCAGGCGGCTTTCGAAGGTATCCTCATCGCAAAAGACGGTTTCATTCTTGAAGTTAACGAGTCCTTGTCCCGCATGTTCGGCTATCTGCCCGATGAAATGGTCGGGAAAAGGTCAGCCGATTTTGTCGCCCCCGAAAACCGGGAAAAGGTCGTCGCTAATATCAGGAATGGCTCAGACGGGCCTTATGAGATCGATTGTGAAAAAAAAGACGGTACAGTGTTTCCGGCAGAAATCCATGCCAGAACCTTTGAATATCAAGGGCAGCAGGTTCGGGTGGCGGCCGTTCGAGACATTTCTTCCCGCAAGCAGGCAGAACAGGAGCAGCAGCGGCTCTTGGCTGAAATGGCAAAACTGGCCACCACAGACAGCCTCACCGGTATCCGAAACCGGAAGGCCTTTTTCCAGAGGCTGGAAGAAGAGATCGACCGTTGTAAGCGTTATGGGCATCACTTGAGCCTGGCCATGCTGGATTTAGACCGGTTCAAGGCGGTCAATGACCGATACGGGCACCCTGCGGGCGATGTGGTCTTGCAGACCTTTTCGGCGAGAATTTCAGCCAGCATAAGAAGCAATGATATTTTCGGCCGCATCGGTGGCGAAGAATTCGCCATCCTGTTGCCGGAGACCAGCTTAAAAAGTGCGGCGACTCTGATCGAGAAACTCCGTCAGATGATAGAGGTAAGCGATATATCCCTTCCCGATGGCCAAAAAGTGGATATTACGGTGAGCTCCGGTGTATCCACCAGCGAAGGCGCAGGTTTCGATATCGATCAGATAATCAAGGTGGCCGACCAGCGCTTGTATCAGGCCAAAAACAGTGGTAGAAATCGGGTTGTCGCAAGCGACTAA
- a CDS encoding arylesterase, protein MSLPFSFLWPCTGLLEPQYLTAGVSPTNFLLNCAMHTGSNDSPSTVQPLRILAFGDSLVAGFALSRKAGFTVQLEKALIAAGFTAEVINAGIPGDTSAGGRSRLGQALDLQPDLVLLEFGANDNLLGVPPTELETNLEEIILRLRESGIPVLLTGIKPLRNLGTDYQAEFSEVFSRLADKHQVPFYADFLDGVAGRPELNKADGIHPNPKGVKEIVRRLSPLVIETLKGLAKARP, encoded by the coding sequence ATGTCTTTGCCCTTTTCCTTTCTATGGCCCTGCACAGGTCTGCTTGAACCGCAATATTTGACGGCAGGCGTGTCTCCAACCAATTTTCTATTAAACTGCGCTATGCACACTGGCAGCAACGACTCTCCAAGCACCGTGCAGCCTCTGCGTATCCTGGCCTTTGGAGACAGCCTGGTGGCCGGCTTTGCCCTATCGCGCAAGGCAGGCTTTACAGTACAGCTGGAAAAGGCCTTGATCGCCGCAGGCTTTACAGCCGAGGTAATCAACGCAGGGATTCCAGGCGATACCAGTGCCGGCGGCCGGTCCCGCCTGGGGCAGGCTCTTGACCTGCAACCGGACCTGGTATTGCTCGAATTCGGGGCCAACGACAACCTTCTCGGTGTACCGCCAACAGAACTGGAAACCAACCTCGAAGAAATAATTCTACGCCTCCGAGAAAGCGGCATCCCGGTGCTACTGACAGGCATCAAGCCTCTACGCAACCTGGGTACAGACTACCAGGCCGAATTCTCTGAAGTCTTTTCCCGCCTGGCCGATAAACACCAGGTGCCCTTCTACGCCGACTTTCTCGACGGCGTAGCCGGTCGCCCGGAACTCAATAAAGCGGACGGAATCCACCCCAACCCCAAGGGGGTCAAAGAGATTGTACGCCGGCTGTCACCACTGGTAATCGAGACCTTGAAGGGTCTGGCAAAAGCCCGCCCTTGA
- a CDS encoding RT0821/Lpp0805 family surface protein yields MRKAIAILTLSCLILAGCAPSMGPKETGGAIVGAGAGALLGSQIGSGSGQIVAVAIGTLAGALAGQEVGKSLDRADRLAMERNAQYALEYTRTNQATGWRNPDSGNYGNVMPVETYQTSSGQYCREYVQTVVIGGQQQQAYGTACRQPDGSWKITR; encoded by the coding sequence ATGCGAAAAGCCATTGCTATCCTGACCCTGTCTTGCCTGATTCTGGCGGGCTGCGCCCCCAGCATGGGACCGAAAGAAACTGGCGGCGCTATCGTTGGAGCCGGAGCCGGAGCCTTACTCGGATCGCAGATCGGTAGCGGTTCCGGCCAGATCGTGGCTGTGGCCATCGGCACCCTGGCCGGGGCGCTGGCCGGGCAAGAAGTGGGCAAATCCCTCGACCGGGCCGACCGGCTGGCCATGGAACGCAACGCTCAGTATGCCCTGGAATATACCCGCACCAACCAAGCCACCGGTTGGCGCAACCCCGACAGCGGCAATTACGGCAATGTCATGCCCGTCGAAACCTATCAGACCAGCAGCGGTCAATACTGCCGCGAATATGTGCAAACGGTGGTCATCGGAGGTCAACAGCAACAGGCTTACGGCACCGCCTGCCGACAGCCGGATGGCAGCTGGAAAATCACCCGCTGA
- a CDS encoding ABC transporter permease — protein sequence MTCSANHATATPATLTVDDSRAEPLSLTISGRLDLVGTTELWQTACELIEHRRPRQLRLRAANIDYCDGTGIGLLVEMERLTVRYGGSFELEGLRDEFAKLREQFVLSDLAELPSSRPRPCCLPEATGMAVVKTWQALRALIAFTGELSIALLAALRCPRSVRWRDVWLIAEKAGADALPIVALLSFLVGLIMAFQAAIPMRQFGTEIYVANLIGLATLRELGPLMTAIILAGRSASAFAAEIGTMKVNEEIDALTTMGLAPVPFLVVTRVLAALFVTPLLTLFADLLGLAGGSVVLLSLNYPLVTYIHQVQSAVGMGDCLGGLAKSLVFGIIIAAIGCLHGLRTGRGASAVGDAATRAVVSGIVLIVIGDGIFSVLYYYLGI from the coding sequence ATGACCTGCAGTGCAAACCATGCTACAGCGACACCGGCAACGCTTACTGTCGACGACAGTCGAGCAGAGCCGCTATCATTGACCATCTCCGGCCGGCTCGATCTGGTTGGCACCACAGAGCTGTGGCAAACCGCTTGCGAACTGATCGAACACCGCCGCCCCCGGCAACTGCGACTCCGGGCGGCGAATATCGACTATTGCGACGGCACCGGTATCGGTCTGCTGGTCGAAATGGAGCGCCTTACGGTACGATACGGCGGCAGTTTCGAACTGGAAGGCCTGCGCGACGAATTTGCTAAACTGCGAGAACAATTCGTCCTGAGCGACCTTGCCGAACTGCCGAGCTCCCGTCCCAGGCCTTGCTGCCTGCCGGAAGCCACCGGCATGGCGGTCGTTAAAACCTGGCAGGCACTACGGGCCCTGATCGCCTTTACAGGTGAATTGAGCATCGCACTGCTGGCAGCGTTGCGGTGCCCCCGGTCCGTCCGCTGGCGAGATGTCTGGCTGATTGCCGAAAAAGCCGGGGCGGACGCCCTGCCCATCGTCGCCCTGCTGAGCTTTCTGGTCGGTCTTATCATGGCCTTTCAGGCCGCCATTCCCATGCGCCAATTCGGCACCGAGATTTACGTCGCCAACCTGATCGGCCTGGCGACCCTGCGCGAACTCGGGCCGTTGATGACCGCCATCATTCTGGCTGGACGCTCCGCCTCGGCCTTTGCCGCTGAAATCGGCACCATGAAGGTTAACGAGGAGATCGACGCCCTGACCACCATGGGCCTGGCACCGGTTCCCTTTCTGGTGGTCACCCGGGTACTGGCGGCGCTGTTTGTCACACCGCTGCTGACCCTGTTTGCCGATCTGCTTGGCCTGGCTGGGGGCTCGGTCGTCCTGTTGTCACTCAACTATCCACTGGTAACCTACATACATCAGGTTCAGTCCGCTGTCGGTATGGGCGACTGCCTCGGCGGACTGGCTAAATCCCTGGTATTTGGAATCATTATCGCCGCTATCGGCTGCCTGCACGGGTTGCGAACAGGCCGCGGCGCCAGCGCCGTCGGTGATGCCGCAACTCGGGCGGTGGTCAGCGGCATCGTATTAATCGTCATAGGCGACGGTATCTTTTCTGTGCTTTACTACTATCTGGGCATTTAA
- a CDS encoding ABC transporter ATP-binding protein translates to MEPAVTPIIEVQGLTAAYGEESILDNLSFTVGRGEVFVILGGSGCGKSTLLKHLIGLYRPAKGNIFIDGEDLVSSFGESRQALLRKIGVMYQNGALFGSMTLLENLCLPLEEFTELPETARNLIATMNLSLVGLADYHHYYPAEISGGMRKRAAIARAMVLGPQILFLDEPSAGLDPITSAEMDELILRLAGSLGMTIVVVSHELPSIRAIADRVIMLDKETKGISARGTPQQLAHSTIPQVRQFFARQAGN, encoded by the coding sequence ATGGAACCGGCTGTCACGCCAATAATTGAAGTCCAGGGATTGACCGCCGCTTACGGCGAGGAATCGATTCTCGATAATCTTTCTTTCACCGTCGGCCGCGGTGAAGTATTCGTCATCCTTGGCGGTTCAGGTTGCGGCAAAAGCACCCTGCTTAAACACTTGATCGGTCTCTACCGACCGGCGAAGGGGAACATTTTCATCGACGGCGAAGATCTGGTATCCAGCTTTGGAGAGTCCCGCCAGGCCCTGCTCCGCAAAATCGGCGTAATGTACCAGAACGGCGCCCTGTTCGGCTCCATGACTCTGTTGGAAAATCTCTGCCTACCCCTGGAAGAATTTACAGAACTGCCGGAGACAGCCCGCAACCTGATCGCCACTATGAATCTGTCGCTGGTCGGGCTCGCCGACTATCATCACTACTATCCCGCTGAAATCAGCGGCGGCATGCGCAAACGCGCGGCCATCGCTCGAGCCATGGTATTGGGACCGCAGATTCTTTTTCTCGATGAACCGTCGGCGGGACTCGACCCCATCACCTCGGCGGAAATGGATGAGTTAATTTTGAGGCTGGCCGGCAGCTTGGGCATGACCATTGTCGTCGTCAGCCATGAACTGCCAAGCATTCGCGCCATCGCCGACCGGGTGATCATGCTCGACAAAGAGACCAAGGGAATTTCCGCCAGGGGAACACCGCAACAACTGGCCCACAGTACCATCCCCCAGGTGCGGCAATTTTTTGCCCGGCAGGCGGGGAACTGA
- a CDS encoding MlaD family protein → MSERANYFKIGLFVLCGAVIAVVGLLALGAGSLLQKKFFAESYFEESVQGLDIGSPIKFRGVQIGRVETITLVGSEYSTNKRYVLVRFSLYRDAVGALSQAAVKRFVDSEVEKGLRVRLAFQGVTGAAYLEADYLEAERAPWLSIDWQPDYPFLPSAPSTITRYSEAIDGILKNIEQIDIQSIASGLEKALTAMNGFMEKAQVGEIGQQTVQLMSELRATNRRLERMVSKAETPVDTLLQELPKTVQNLNRLTMQLNALAGDLPESITPLGSTLRRLNGMLAAEQQTIEETLDNIQQVSENLRDITDDARRYPAQMLLGAPPPPVEP, encoded by the coding sequence ATGAGTGAACGTGCCAATTACTTCAAAATCGGCCTGTTCGTGTTGTGCGGCGCGGTGATTGCCGTGGTGGGTTTGCTGGCCCTCGGCGCCGGGTCGCTTCTGCAAAAAAAATTCTTCGCCGAATCATACTTCGAGGAGTCGGTACAAGGGCTCGATATCGGCTCGCCCATCAAGTTCCGTGGGGTGCAGATCGGTCGGGTCGAAACCATTACCCTTGTCGGATCCGAATACTCCACGAATAAACGCTATGTGCTGGTTCGCTTCTCCCTCTATCGGGACGCCGTCGGCGCCCTGAGCCAGGCGGCGGTAAAGCGTTTCGTCGACAGTGAAGTGGAGAAGGGCCTGCGGGTACGCCTGGCTTTTCAGGGGGTCACCGGGGCGGCTTACCTCGAAGCGGACTACCTCGAAGCCGAGCGAGCTCCCTGGTTGAGCATCGACTGGCAACCGGACTATCCCTTTTTGCCCTCAGCTCCGAGCACTATCACCCGCTATAGCGAAGCCATCGATGGAATCCTGAAAAATATCGAACAGATTGATATCCAGTCCATCGCCTCCGGTCTGGAAAAGGCCCTGACGGCAATGAACGGGTTCATGGAGAAAGCCCAAGTAGGCGAAATCGGCCAGCAGACCGTCCAGTTGATGAGCGAGCTGCGCGCCACCAACCGGCGCCTGGAACGGATGGTGAGCAAAGCCGAAACCCCCGTCGATACCCTTCTGCAGGAGTTGCCGAAGACAGTGCAGAACCTCAACCGGTTGACGATGCAGCTCAATGCCCTGGCCGGTGATCTGCCGGAAAGCATCACCCCCCTCGGCAGTACCCTGCGCCGCCTTAATGGCATGCTGGCCGCCGAGCAACAGACCATTGAAGAGACCTTGGACAATATTCAACAAGTGTCCGAAAATCTGCGCGACATCACCGACGACGCACGCCGCTACCCGGCTCAGATGTTGCTCGGTGCCCCGCCACCCCCTGTGGAGCCTTAA
- a CDS encoding ABC-type transport auxiliary lipoprotein family protein: MFSIRYRHLPWLILPALFLLIGCLRLEKPYPQKNSYRLEAPPETITQQLLSNRILQMSKFDSAPAYRSKGFIYRTGEQTWQSDYYHQFFTSPAGMITEQCRRWLQETGLFNQINQSGYPPPTDLLQGRIVALYGDYRPGHQPMAVLELRLTLINETSSPAQTVLDRPYRRSLPLADNNPTTLVNAWSEALTEILREFAMQVQQKPTP; the protein is encoded by the coding sequence ATGTTCAGCATCCGCTACCGACATCTGCCCTGGCTGATTTTACCGGCGTTATTCCTGCTGATTGGCTGCCTGCGCCTGGAAAAGCCCTATCCGCAGAAGAACTCCTATCGCCTTGAAGCCCCCCCTGAAACCATAACCCAACAGCTCCTGTCGAACCGGATCCTGCAGATGAGTAAATTTGACAGTGCCCCGGCCTATCGCAGCAAGGGATTCATCTATCGTACCGGTGAACAGACCTGGCAGTCTGACTATTACCACCAATTCTTTACCTCGCCGGCAGGCATGATCACTGAACAGTGTCGACGTTGGTTGCAGGAAACCGGTCTCTTCAATCAGATCAATCAGAGCGGCTACCCGCCGCCTACCGATCTGTTGCAGGGGCGTATCGTCGCCCTCTACGGCGATTACCGCCCCGGGCATCAACCCATGGCAGTACTGGAACTGCGGCTGACTCTTATCAACGAAACCTCAAGTCCCGCCCAAACCGTCCTCGACAGACCCTATCGCCGCAGCCTCCCCCTGGCGGACAATAATCCGACCACACTGGTAAACGCCTGGAGTGAGGCACTCACAGAGATCCTCCGTGAATTCGCCATGCAGGTACAACAGAAACCAACACCCTGA
- a CDS encoding AI-2E family transporter, which produces MTNRQVGAAQILVTLAALVLVLAGLQAAKAILVPFLLAAFIAIISTSPMTWLQRKGLPTWLALLMVILVVLLFGLLMAVLIGTSVRDLSGSLPEYEAKLRELTTMAVGWLQKLGLNISTSVVTELLDPAAAMGLVATLLNALGNMLTNGFLVLMTVVFMLLEASSFPVKLRAILGSDSSLGRFEFFISNVKHYMFIKTLVSLATGVLVTVMVTILGVDLPLLWGLLAFALNFVPNIGSVIAGLPAVLLTLVQLGPLRALLVAVGYVVINLLIGSMLEPRFLGRGLGLSTLVVFLSLLFWGWLLGPVGMLLSVPLTMTAKIALESRDETRWLAVLLGTETG; this is translated from the coding sequence ATGACTAATCGTCAAGTAGGAGCTGCGCAGATTCTTGTTACCCTGGCCGCCCTGGTGCTGGTGCTGGCCGGACTGCAGGCCGCCAAGGCCATTCTGGTGCCCTTTCTGCTGGCGGCCTTTATCGCCATTATCAGTACGTCTCCGATGACCTGGTTGCAGCGCAAAGGGCTGCCGACCTGGTTGGCACTGTTGATGGTCATCCTGGTGGTTTTACTGTTCGGTTTGCTGATGGCGGTACTGATCGGTACTTCAGTGCGGGATCTTAGCGGCAGTCTGCCGGAATATGAGGCGAAGCTCCGCGAGTTGACTACTATGGCCGTCGGCTGGCTTCAGAAACTGGGTCTCAATATTTCGACCTCGGTTGTGACCGAATTGCTCGATCCCGCAGCCGCAATGGGCCTGGTTGCCACTCTTCTCAATGCGCTGGGCAATATGTTAACCAACGGCTTTCTGGTATTGATGACGGTGGTCTTCATGCTTCTGGAGGCGTCCAGCTTTCCAGTCAAATTGCGCGCGATTTTGGGAAGCGATTCCTCTTTGGGGCGCTTTGAATTTTTCATCAGCAACGTTAAACATTACATGTTTATCAAGACTCTCGTCAGTCTCGCTACTGGCGTGCTGGTCACGGTCATGGTCACTATCCTCGGCGTCGACCTGCCCCTGCTCTGGGGGCTGTTGGCTTTTGCCCTTAATTTTGTACCCAATATCGGTTCGGTGATTGCCGGTCTTCCTGCTGTGCTGCTGACCCTGGTGCAGCTCGGTCCTTTGCGGGCCTTGTTGGTGGCGGTCGGCTATGTGGTCATCAATCTGCTGATCGGCAGCATGCTCGAACCGCGATTTCTCGGCCGGGGACTCGGCCTTTCGACCCTGGTGGTTTTTCTCTCGTTGCTGTTTTGGGGTTGGTTGCTCGGTCCGGTGGGCATGCTGTTGTCGGTGCCTTTGACGATGACCGCTAAAATCGCTCTAGAGAGTCGTGATGAGACCCGCTGGCTGGCCGTCTTACTTGGGACGGAGACCGGCTAA